A part of Dreissena polymorpha isolate Duluth1 chromosome 13, UMN_Dpol_1.0, whole genome shotgun sequence genomic DNA contains:
- the LOC127854589 gene encoding uncharacterized protein LOC127854589, translating into MSQPQQCLTASMPLLLHHWLSSCLTASIPLLLHHWLSDRKYAITLHHWLSDRKYAITPPPLAVLSDRKYAITPQPLAVLSDRKYAITPSPLAVLSAICHYSPPLVVLSDRKYAITPPTLAVLSDRKYAITPPPLAVLSASMPLLLHHWLSDRKYAITPPPLAVLSDRKYAITPPPLAVLSDRKYAITLPPPAVLSDRKYAITPPPLAVLSDRKYAITLPPPAVLSDRKYAITPPPLAVLSDRKYAITPPPLAVLSDRKYAITPPPLAVLSDRKYAITPPPLAV; encoded by the exons ATGTCACAGCCCCAGCAATGTCTGACCGCAAGTATGCCATTACTCCTACACCACTGGCTGTCCTCCTGTCTGACCGCAAGTATTCCATTACTTCTTCACCACTGGTTGTCTGACCGCAAGTATGCCATTACTCTCCACCACTGGCTGTCTGACCGCAAGTATGCCATTACTCCTCCACCACTGGCTGTCCTGTCTGACCGCAAGTATGCCATTACTCCTCAACCACTGGCTGTCCTGTCTGACCGCAAGTATGCCATTACTCCTTCACCACTGGCTGTCCTGTCCGCAA TATGCCATTACTCTCCACCACTGGTTGTCCTGTCTGACCGCAAGTATGCCATAACTCCTCCAACACTGGCTGTCCTGTCTGACCGCAAGTATGCCATTACTCCTCCACCACTGGCTGTCCTGTCCGCAAGTATGCCATTACTCCTTCACCACTGGTTGTCTGACCGCAAGTATGCCATTACTCCTCCACCACTGGCTGTCCTGTCTGACCGCAAGTATGCCATTACTCCTCCGCCACTGGCTGTCCTGTCTGACCGCAAGTATGCCATTACTCTTCCACCACCGGCTGTCCTGTCTGACCGCAAGTATGCCATTACTCCTCCGCCACTGGCTGTCCTGTCTGACCGCAAGTATGCCATTACTCTTCCACCACCGGCTGTCCTGTCTGACCGCAAGTATGCCATTACTCCTCCACCACTGGCTGTCCTGTCTGACCGCAAGTATGCCATTACTCCTCCACCACTGGCTGTCCTGTCTGACCGCAAGTATGCCATTACTCCACCACCACTGGCTGTCCTGTCTGATCGCAAGTATGCCATTACTCCTCCACCACTGGCTGTCTGA